A stretch of the Camarhynchus parvulus chromosome 4, STF_HiC, whole genome shotgun sequence genome encodes the following:
- the MFAP3L gene encoding microfibrillar-associated protein 3-like: protein MDILNSRHFLYFLPTTRLVILLAALSTAEDVSNSTLNRTDTHPGAAPLVTSRIDHIIVKEGSSALIDCNVQGSPSPQYRWYNSNGRLLQEEENKGKWWFLDNGLLNITCVSFEDRGKYTCVASNTYGSVNNTVTLRVVFTSGDMGIYYMIVCLVAFTIVMILNITRLCMMSSHLKKTEKAINEFFRTEGAEKLQKAFEIAKRIPIITSAKTLELAKVTQFKTMEFARYIEELARSVPLPPLIMNCRTIMEEIMEVVGLEEQGQNFVRQAAEGQETTETDELYMIPNALTRSESPTGDSDASSLHEPPQQIAIKVSVHPLSKKDCMDGQSQESMQLDTKEEDTPQTPALPAEPPPEPSAELSSDDTALANDKNTCVIYESHV, encoded by the exons ATGGACATACTGAACAGCCGCCACTTTTTGTACTTTCTGCCCACCACACGCCTTGTCATCTTATTAGCAGCTTTGAGCACTGCTGAGGATGTGAGTAACAGCACTTTGAACCGCACTGACACACACCCCGGGGCCGCGCCGCTGGTCACCTCCCGCATCGACCACATCATCGTCAAGGAGGGCAGCAGTGCCTTGATCGACTGCAATGTCCAAGGGAGTCCCAGCCCACAGTACAGATGGTACAATTCCAATGGCCGCCTGCTCCAAGAGGAGGAGAATAAAG GAAAATGGTGGTTTCTTGACAATGGGCTACTAAACATTACCTGCGTGTCATTTGAAGACAGAGGTAAATACACGTGTGTGGCATCTAACACGTACGGCAGCGTTAACAATACTGTGACGCTGAGGGTTGTTTTTACCTCTGGAGATATGGGAATCTATTACATGATTGTCTGCCTTGTCGCTTTTACCATTGTTATGATACTGAACATTACTCGGTTGTGTATGATGAGCAGTCATCTGAAGAAAACCGAGAAAGCAATCAATGAATTCTTCAGAACAGAAGGGGCAGAGAAACTTCAGAAGGCCTTTGAGATTGCAAAGCGTATCCCAATTATCACATCAGCCAAAACGCTTGAGCTTGCCAAAGTAACCCAGTTCAAGACCATGGAGTTTGCCCGTTATATTGAAGAGCTTGCTCGGAGTGTACCTTTGCCACCTCTCATCATGAACTGCAGGACCATAATGGAAGAAATTATGGAGGTTGTCGGTCTGGAGGAGCAAGGACAGAATTTTGTACGGCAGGCGGCAGAAGGCCAGGAGACCACTGAAACAGATGAGCTTTATATGATCCCAAATGCTTTGACGCGCAGTGAATCTCCCACAGGTGACTCGGACGCATCGTCACTGCATGAGCCACCTCAACAGATTGCAATAAAAGTGTCAGTTCACCCATTGTCCAAAAAGGACTGCATGGATGGTCAGTCACAGGAAAGCATGCAGTTGGACACCAAGGAAGAAGACACTCCTCAAACACCAGCACTTCCTGCGGAGCCCCCTCCTGAGCCTTCTGCTGAACTCAGTTCTGATGACACAGCATTGGCAAATGACAAAAATACATGTGTTATATATGAAAGCCATGTATGA